DNA from Pseudodesulfovibrio senegalensis:
AAGACATTTGCCGGACTTGATCAATCGTCTGACACCCTTCCCCCTTGAAACCCTCATCCGCATCGCGAGGGCAGAAGAAGGCAACGATGCTCCCCCAGGGGATACCCTAGGGGAGCATCTTCTTTTCGAGAGGAGCGCGTAACTATATGAAATCACTGGATATACTTTCAGTTTTCCGCACAATGGCACCCGAGGGATTTCAGTCCTCGTGGGATAATTCCGGTGTTCAGGTCGTTGGCGAAAGCCTGGATTGCTCCAAGGTGGGGGTCTGTCTTGAACCCACGCCGGAGATGATCCGCGCCTGCCTTGACTGGGGCGCGGGCGTCATTCTCACGCACCATCCCCTGTACATGAAGCCCAAGGGGCTGGGCAGCGAAAGTGCCTTTACCGAGGTGGTGCGCATGGTCATGCGTTCGGGCGCGTGGCTGTATGCAGCGCATACGTCGCTGGATTGCGCTCCGGACGGCCCGGCCTTCTGGCTGGGCGAACGCCTCGGGCTGGAAAGCGCCGGGTTTTTGGAAACCGCCCGCGAGTTCGCGCCCGTGGAGGTTTCCTTTTATTCGCCGCGTACCGTGACCCGGGACGAGGCCGAGATGTGGACCGAGCGCCCGGGCATGCACAGCGTGAGCCAGAGTGCGGCGGGCGAGGTTCGCCTTGTATGCGACCGCGACCATTGGGCAGGCGCGCGCAGTGCCGTGGAGTTCACTCTCGGCATGCAGCCGGAGTACTATGTGCGCGCTCTGGAGGCTCCGGCCCGTTCCGTGGGCTTCGGGCAGGTGGGCGACCTGCCGCAGCCGCTGGACTGGGCGGCCTTCATGGCCGAGCTGCAGGGTCTGGTGGACCGCGACGTGTTCACCGTCTGCGGCGATGCGCCGCAAACCGTTGCCCGCGTGGCCTATTGCGGCGGATCGGGTTCGTCCATGGCCGATGCCGCAGCCCGTGCCGGGGCGGATGTGCTGATCACCGGAGACATGAAGTATCACGCGGCCGTGGAAACGCCCGTGTGCATTGTGGATGTGGGACATTTTTCATTGGAAGAGGAAATGATGCGCCTTGCGGCTCTTGATCTGGCCGAGCGGCTCGGGCCGGAGCAGGTCGAGGTGCGTTTTTTCAAGGGAACCGAGCCGTTTCGCTTTCACGTCCGCGCGTGAGGCGGCCCGTTGCGGGCCACGGTATCCCGGTGCCCCGGGCGTCCGGCCACGGACGCGGGGCGCATGAACGTTTTTTCGCATTGTGCGGCAAAAAAAAGTCGAGAGGTAAACATGTATCAGAAACAGATTGAACAGCTGGTGGTGCTCCAGAGGGTGGACGACCAGATCATTGTTCTTCAGGAAGATCTGGACGCGGCACCGCGTGAGCTGGCCGAGCTGGAAGGCCAGTTGCAGGCCCTGATGGACCGCAAGACCCAGATCGAGGAAAAGCTGGACATGCTCGCGCAGCAGCGCCAGAAGCTCGATGGCGAAATCGAGGAAGACGGCGCCAAGATCAAGAAGAGCAAGAACAAGCTGATGATGTCGAGCAACACCAAGGAATATCACGCCATGATGCGCGAGATGGACAGCCTTGAAAAGCTCAACCGCATCCGCGAGGACGAGTTCACGGCCGTGCGCGAGGAACTGACCCGCCAGAACGAGGCCATGGAAGCGCTGGAAAAGGAAGTGGAAGAGGTCAAGGAAGAGCTTGCCGCCAAGCAGGCCAACCTCGAGGCTCGCACTGCCAAGGCCAAGAAGGCCCTCAACAGCCTGAACAAGAAGCGCGACAAGGCCTGCAAGGTGGTTCCGCCGCCGATTCTGGGCCGTTACGAATTCATCCGTTCCCGTCTGGAAAATCCGGTCATCGTGCCCGTGGAAGATGGCATCTGCAACGGCTGCCACATCAAGATTCCGCCGCAGAGCTACAACGACCTGCAAAAGGGCCAGCAGATCCTGAGCTGTCCCAACTGCCAGCGGTTGATCTATTGGAAGGAACATATCCCCGAGGCTTCCAAGGTCGTATAACCGGCCGGGGACTATATAGTTTTGACGGAGTCGGACAGGCTGTCGCCGCGGCCTTTGGCCGGGGAGGAAAGTCCGGGCTCCACAGGGCAGGACGCTGGGTAACTCCCAGGGGGAGTGATCCCCGGAAAGTGTCACAGAGAGCAGACCGCCACCCGGACTCGTCCGGGCGGTAAGGGTGAAAGGGTGGGGTAAGAGCCCACCGGCGGGTGCGGCAACGCATCCGGCCAGACAAACCCCGTCCGGAGCAAGACCAAATAGGAAAGCGCTTGAGGCCGGCCCGGCCGATGCTTTCGGGTAGGTTGCTTGAGGCGGCGGGAGACCGTCGTCCTAGAGGAATGACAGCCACCCCGCAAGGGGGACAGGACCCGGCTTACCGTCCGGCTCCGTCATGAATTTCATGTGCCCGCCAGTTCTGGGTGCGGGCCGCATGCGTGGGAACAGGGAATGAAACGCCGATTCGACAATACATGGGCCGTGGTGCTAGCCGCGGGGAACGGGTCCCGCATGAAGGCCGCTGCCGGTGTGCGCAAGCAGTATCTTGAATACCGCGGCGTGCCCCTGTTCTGGCATTCGGCACGCACGTTTTCGCGCATCGCACGCATTCGCGGGCTGGTGTTCGTGTTTCCCGAAGAAGACCTCACGGCCATGCGCCGCAGGATCAAGGACCTGTTCAAGACCGATGACCTCGGGCTTCGATTCGAGGTTGTGGCCGGTGGCGATCGGCGTCAGGATTCCGTGCGCAACGGCCTTTCGGTCCTGCCGCGGGAATGTGACGCCGTGCTCGTGCACGATGCGGCGCGGCCCTTTGCCCCGGCGCGCATGGTCCAGTCCCTGCTGGACGAGTTGGACAACGGCGCGCAGGGCGTGATTCCGGTTCGTGCGGTG
Protein-coding regions in this window:
- a CDS encoding Nif3-like dinuclear metal center hexameric protein; the protein is MKSLDILSVFRTMAPEGFQSSWDNSGVQVVGESLDCSKVGVCLEPTPEMIRACLDWGAGVILTHHPLYMKPKGLGSESAFTEVVRMVMRSGAWLYAAHTSLDCAPDGPAFWLGERLGLESAGFLETAREFAPVEVSFYSPRTVTRDEAEMWTERPGMHSVSQSAAGEVRLVCDRDHWAGARSAVEFTLGMQPEYYVRALEAPARSVGFGQVGDLPQPLDWAAFMAELQGLVDRDVFTVCGDAPQTVARVAYCGGSGSSMADAAARAGADVLITGDMKYHAAVETPVCIVDVGHFSLEEEMMRLAALDLAERLGPEQVEVRFFKGTEPFRFHVRA
- a CDS encoding zinc ribbon domain-containing protein; this translates as MYQKQIEQLVVLQRVDDQIIVLQEDLDAAPRELAELEGQLQALMDRKTQIEEKLDMLAQQRQKLDGEIEEDGAKIKKSKNKLMMSSNTKEYHAMMREMDSLEKLNRIREDEFTAVREELTRQNEAMEALEKEVEEVKEELAAKQANLEARTAKAKKALNSLNKKRDKACKVVPPPILGRYEFIRSRLENPVIVPVEDGICNGCHIKIPPQSYNDLQKGQQILSCPNCQRLIYWKEHIPEASKVV